The Phacochoerus africanus isolate WHEZ1 chromosome 3, ROS_Pafr_v1, whole genome shotgun sequence genome window below encodes:
- the RNF25 gene encoding E3 ubiquitin-protein ligase RNF25 isoform X1 yields the protein MAASASAAAGEEDWVLPSEVEVLESIYLDELQVVKGNSRSSPWEISITLHPATAEDQDSQYVCFTLVLQVPAQYPHEVPQISIRNPRGLSDEQIHKISQALSHVAEAGLGTAMLYELIEKGKEILTDNNIPHGQCVICLYGFQEKEAFTKTPCYHYFHCHCLARYIQHMEHELQAQGREQEQQRQHAAAKQKAVGVQCPVCREPLVYDLASLKAAPEPQQPMELYQPDAESLRQQAERKRLYQRQQERGGIIDLEAERNRYFISLQQPPAPLEPESAVDASRGSHPPSALATEPSVSSTAQTTLSPPLPVTSQYTCEKIPGPGPNQQKLGETQRAMPEPPRASRGPWRQAERRHLKGGECSVLKGTIDTQELPPPEGPLKEAMDLKSESRNQGVEGPPQEKGPGNWQDPPPRRTRDCARWERSKGRTPASSYPRLPRGRGAYRPGTRREPVSLESEDGS from the exons ATGGCGGCGTCTGCGTCGGCAGCTGCAGGGGAGGAGGACTG GGTCCTTCCCTCTGAAGTTGAAGTGTTAGAGTCAATCTACCTGGATGAACTACAGGTGGTTAAAGGAAATAGCAG ATCGTCACCGTGGGAGATCTCCATCACCCTGCACCCCGCCACTGCTGAAGACCAGGATTCGCAGTATGTCTGCTTCACTCTGGTGCTTCAGGTCCCAGCACAG TATCCCCATGAGGTGCCACAGATCTCTATCCGTAACCCCCGAGGACTCTCAGATGAACAGATCCACAA gatcTCACAGGCGCTGAGCCATGTGGCTGAGGCTGGACTGGGTACGGCCATGCTCTATGAGCTCATCGAG aaagggaaggaaatcctTACAGATAACAACATCCCCCACGGCCAGTGCGTCATTTGCCTCTATGGTTTCCAG GAGAAGGAAGCCTTTACCAAAACACCCTGTTACCACTACTTCCACTGCCACTGCCTGGCCCGGTACATCCAGCACATGGAGCACGAGCTGCAGGCCCAGGGACGGGAACAGGAACAGCAACGGCAGCACGCCGCAGCTAAACAG AAGGCCGTGGGTGTGCAGTGCCCAGTGTGCAGAGAGCCGCTCGTGTACGATCTCGCCTCACTGAAAGCAGCCCCTGAACCCCAACAGCCCATG gagCTGTACCAACCTGATGCAGAGAGCCTGCGCCAGCAAGCAGAGCGCAAGAGGCTGTACCAGAGACAGCAGGAGAGGGGGGGCATCATTGACCTTGAGGCTGAGCGTAACCGGTACTTCATTAGCCTCCAGCAG CCTCCTGCCCCTTTGGAACCTGAGTCAGCTGTAGACGCCTCTAGAGGATCCCACCCACCCAGTGCCCTTGCCACAGAACCATCCGTCTCATCAACTGCTCAGACCACCCTGTCACCTCCTCTGCCTGTGACCTCCCAGTACACGTGTGAGAAGATTCCAGGGCCTGGGCCAAATCAGCAAAAGCTGGGCGAGACCCAGAGAGCTATGCCAGAACCCCCCCGGGCCAGTCGAGGCCCCTGGAGACAGGCCGAACGGAGGCACCTAAAGGGAGGGGAATGCAGTGTCCTCAAAGGTACCATTGACACCCAGGAACTGCCACCTCCTGAGGGGCCCCTCAAGGAGGCCATGGACCTAAAGTCAGAGTCCCGTAACCAAGGGGTGGAAGGTCCTCCCCAGGAGAAGGGACCTGGCAACTGGCAGGATCCCCCGCCCCGCAGGACTCGGGACTGTGCTCGCTGGGAGCGCTCCAAGGGTCGGACACCAGCTTCTTCCTACCCCCGCCTGCCCCGGGGAAGGGGAGCCTATCGGCCTGGTACTCGAAGGGAGCCCGTGAGCCTTGAATCTGAAGATGGTTCCTAG
- the RNF25 gene encoding E3 ubiquitin-protein ligase RNF25 isoform X2, which translates to MAASASAAAGEEDWVLPSEVEVLESIYLDELQVVKGNSRSSPWEISITLHPATAEDQDSQYVCFTLVLQVPAQYPHEVPQISIRNPRGLSDEQIHKISQALSHVAEAGLGTAMLYELIEKGKEILTDNNIPHGQCVICLYGFQEKEAFTKTPCYHYFHCHCLARYIQHMEHELQAQGREQEQQRQHAAAKQAVGVQCPVCREPLVYDLASLKAAPEPQQPMELYQPDAESLRQQAERKRLYQRQQERGGIIDLEAERNRYFISLQQPPAPLEPESAVDASRGSHPPSALATEPSVSSTAQTTLSPPLPVTSQYTCEKIPGPGPNQQKLGETQRAMPEPPRASRGPWRQAERRHLKGGECSVLKGTIDTQELPPPEGPLKEAMDLKSESRNQGVEGPPQEKGPGNWQDPPPRRTRDCARWERSKGRTPASSYPRLPRGRGAYRPGTRREPVSLESEDGS; encoded by the exons ATGGCGGCGTCTGCGTCGGCAGCTGCAGGGGAGGAGGACTG GGTCCTTCCCTCTGAAGTTGAAGTGTTAGAGTCAATCTACCTGGATGAACTACAGGTGGTTAAAGGAAATAGCAG ATCGTCACCGTGGGAGATCTCCATCACCCTGCACCCCGCCACTGCTGAAGACCAGGATTCGCAGTATGTCTGCTTCACTCTGGTGCTTCAGGTCCCAGCACAG TATCCCCATGAGGTGCCACAGATCTCTATCCGTAACCCCCGAGGACTCTCAGATGAACAGATCCACAA gatcTCACAGGCGCTGAGCCATGTGGCTGAGGCTGGACTGGGTACGGCCATGCTCTATGAGCTCATCGAG aaagggaaggaaatcctTACAGATAACAACATCCCCCACGGCCAGTGCGTCATTTGCCTCTATGGTTTCCAG GAGAAGGAAGCCTTTACCAAAACACCCTGTTACCACTACTTCCACTGCCACTGCCTGGCCCGGTACATCCAGCACATGGAGCACGAGCTGCAGGCCCAGGGACGGGAACAGGAACAGCAACGGCAGCACGCCGCAGCTAAACAG GCCGTGGGTGTGCAGTGCCCAGTGTGCAGAGAGCCGCTCGTGTACGATCTCGCCTCACTGAAAGCAGCCCCTGAACCCCAACAGCCCATG gagCTGTACCAACCTGATGCAGAGAGCCTGCGCCAGCAAGCAGAGCGCAAGAGGCTGTACCAGAGACAGCAGGAGAGGGGGGGCATCATTGACCTTGAGGCTGAGCGTAACCGGTACTTCATTAGCCTCCAGCAG CCTCCTGCCCCTTTGGAACCTGAGTCAGCTGTAGACGCCTCTAGAGGATCCCACCCACCCAGTGCCCTTGCCACAGAACCATCCGTCTCATCAACTGCTCAGACCACCCTGTCACCTCCTCTGCCTGTGACCTCCCAGTACACGTGTGAGAAGATTCCAGGGCCTGGGCCAAATCAGCAAAAGCTGGGCGAGACCCAGAGAGCTATGCCAGAACCCCCCCGGGCCAGTCGAGGCCCCTGGAGACAGGCCGAACGGAGGCACCTAAAGGGAGGGGAATGCAGTGTCCTCAAAGGTACCATTGACACCCAGGAACTGCCACCTCCTGAGGGGCCCCTCAAGGAGGCCATGGACCTAAAGTCAGAGTCCCGTAACCAAGGGGTGGAAGGTCCTCCCCAGGAGAAGGGACCTGGCAACTGGCAGGATCCCCCGCCCCGCAGGACTCGGGACTGTGCTCGCTGGGAGCGCTCCAAGGGTCGGACACCAGCTTCTTCCTACCCCCGCCTGCCCCGGGGAAGGGGAGCCTATCGGCCTGGTACTCGAAGGGAGCCCGTGAGCCTTGAATCTGAAGATGGTTCCTAG
- the LOC125123560 gene encoding mitochondrial chaperone BCS1 yields the protein MPFSDFVLALKDNPYFGAGFGLVGVGTALALARKGAQLGLVAFRRHYMITLEVPARDRSYAWLLSWLTRHSARTQHLSVETSYLQHESGRISTKFEFVPSPGNHFIWYQGKWIRVERSREMQMIDLQTGTPWESVTFTALGTDRKIFFNILEEARELALQQEEGKTVMYTAVGSEWRPFGYPRRRRPLNSVVLEQGLADRIVRDIREFIDNPKWYTDRGIPYRRGYLLYGPPGCGKSSFITALAGELQHSICLLSLTDSSLSDDRLNHLLSVAPQQSLVLLEDVDAAFLSRDLAAENPVKYQGLGRLTFSGLLNALDGVASTEARIVFMTTNHVDRLDPALIRPGRVDLKEYVGHCSRWQLTQMFQRFYPGQAPSLAETFADRALQATTQISPAQVQGYFMLYKNDPEGAVHHADSLRR from the exons ATGCCCTTCTCAGACTTTGTTCTGGCCCTGAAGGACAACCCCTACTTTGGGGCCGGATTTGGGCTGGTGGGTGTGGGCACAGCCCTGGCGTTGGCCCGGAAGGGCGCCCAGCTGGGCCTGGTGGCATTCCGGCGCCATTATATGATCACACTGGAAGTCCCTGCTCGAGACAGGAGCTACGCCTGGTTGCTTAGCTGGCTCACCCGCCACAGTGCCCGCACTCAGCACCTCAGTGTTGAGACTTCGTACCTTCAGCACGAGAGTGGTCGCATCTCCACTAAGTTTGAATTTGTCCCTAGCCCTGGAAACCACTTTATCTG GTACCAGGGGAAATGGATCCGGGTGGAACGGAGCCGAGAGATGCAGATGATAGACCTGCAGACGGGGACTCCCTGGGAGTCTGTTACCTTCACGGCTCTGGGCACTGACCGAAAGATTTTCTTCAACATCCTGGAAGAAG ctcgAGAACTAGCCTTGCAGCAAGAGGAAGGGAAGACAGTGATGTACACAGCTGTGGGCTCTGAATGGCGCCCCTTCGGCTATCCGCGCCGCCGGCGGCCACTGAATTCTGTGGTTCTAGAACAGGGTCTGGCTGACCGAATTGTCAGAGACATCCGGGAATTCATCGATAACCCCAAGTGGTACACTGACAGAG GCATTCCCTACAGACGCGGCTACCTGCTTTACGGCCCCCCTGGTTGCGGAAAGAGCAGTTTTAT CAcagccctggctggggagctgCAGCACAGCATCTGCCTACTGAGTCTCACAGACTCCAGCCTCTCGGATGACCGGCTCAACCACCTGCTGAGCGTGGCCCCGCAGCAGAGCCTGGTGCTCCTGGAGGATGTGGATGCTGCCTTTCTCAGTCGGGACCTGGCTGCGGAGA ACCCAGTAAAGTACCAAGGTCTAGGTCGTCTCACCTTCAGTGGACTGCTCAACGCCTTAGATGGCGTGGCGTCCACTGAGGCACGCATTGTGTTCATGACCACCAACCACGTTGACAG GCTCGACCCTGCCCTGATACGCCCCGGGCGAGTAGACCTGAAGGAGTATGTGGGCCACTGCTCACGCTGGCAGCTGACCCAGATGTTCCAGAGGTTCTATCCCGGGCAGGCACCTTCCCTGGCCGAGACCTTTGCAGATCGTGCCCTTCAAGCTACGACTCAGATCAGTCCTGCCCAGGTGCAGGGCTACTTCATGCTGTATAAAAATGACCCCGAGGGGGCAGTTCATCATGCTgactctctgaggaggtga